The genomic window CTGTCCGCCCTTGTGGAATCAGCCGCACCACCGCAGATCCGGTAGATTTGGTTGTCGTTATCGATACTAGCCCCTCGATGAAAGATGAAGCGAGTGACCTGAGCAATGCCGCCGCTGCTGCGATTTCTGCTGCTGCTGCTAGTTGTCCTTGCGATTTGAGAGTAATATGGTTTGGGGTCGAAGGTACTTGGAAAGGGACAAATTTTAATCGGACTCTACGGGATTATCTCTTGAAAGAGTGCAAAGTTGCCGATGCAGAGTTGCGATCGAGACGGCGAGGAGAATTAGCTGAAGCTGGAGCGCAGGAAGATGCGGCGCGGACTGTAGAAGATATCTCAAATCATTTTGATTGGCGCGCGGGTGCCGCGCGATCGATTTTATATTTGGGAGATGAAGCACTCGAAGGTGGAGGAGAGAAAACGGAAGAAGAAGATATTATCGGCGCAAACAAGGCGATCGCAACCGCGAAACAGGCGGGAGTAAAAGTTCATACTTATTTTGGTACGACCAAGAGCAAGTTTAAAGAAGGGATGGAGCAAGAATACGCCCGATTAGCGAGAGAAACAGGCGGAATAGCTTTCACGGATCGGGATTCTATTGGCGGCTTTACAGAGGTTTTGCAAAAGGTGATTTGCAATAGCCGTCCTGTAGGGATTCAGTGGGAGATTCCTCAGCCGCTACCCTGTTTTGAATTAAGGAGCGATCGCCAACCATTGGCAACCCAGGGAGCGGAAAAAATTGCAGTTGTAGCCTCTAATTGTTACTCGAATGTCACGTTTAAAAATTTAACAGCAGTTTTATCGGTCGTTTCAAAATCTGATGGAACTTCGATTCCTAATTTAGTCGATGGAAGACCCGCTGTGGTTATTAAACCATCTCCCGAAATCGTTTTTGGTGATTTATTTCCTCTAGGTTCCGATCGGTCTGAATCTTCTGTCGTGAAAGAAATTATCATCGAAACCAATAGTGCAAATCGTGGAGACTATCAGCTAAAACTCGAACACTCCTTTGCAGCAGAATTTCATTTTCAAAGTAGCGATGAATTTGCGTTAGGGACTTCTTAATAAAACAAAATTAATTGAATGGATATTTGTGATAGGCTTGAAAAGCCAGTAAGAGGGGATTACTTCAGCAGGAATTTTTAAAGCGATCGCATTCGATGATTAATGCGATCGCTATCGTCAAACTTTACAAGATTTTGCACAATTGATTAATCAATCTCAACTATTGCCAAATCGGAAATGACTTTTTCTAATCCAGCTACTACCCGCGCCAGTCGCTTGAAGTCAATTTTATCGATCGTATCCTGAGCAGTGTGATAGTAAGGATATCGATAGGGTGCGGTGTCCGTTACCATGATTCCCGGATAACCTGCTTGCCAAAACGACCATTGATCGGACCAACCGACACCGGGAATTTGGGCTGGGAGTGCTGCACCTTCGGAAGGGAATTGTGCGTGGCGGCGGAAGGATGCGATCGCATTTCTCACTAAATTACCAGATTTGATATTACCAATAAAAGCAATAAAATTTCCACTAGATGGATAAACAAAATTTAGAGGAAAGGGATATTTCTGCGTTCCCGGTTCATCCGAATAGTAACCCATCGTTTCTAAACTCAGCATCGCAACGATATTTTCCCCAGTTTCGCGGCATTTTCGAGCATAAACTAAGCTTCCCATATCGGCAGTTTGAAAAAAAGGCGGTTCCTCATTTACAAATTCCACAAAACGCAGAGTTCTGGCGGTTTTTTTATGGACAAAATTTCTCGCCAATGCCAATACTGCCGCTGCACCAGTAGCGTTATCATTAGCACCGGGGCTATCGAGGTTAGAATCATAGTGAGCGCCTATAATTATTATTTCATTAGCGCGACTTTCACCCGGCATTTCTGCTATTAAATTAGCGTACTCTCGTTTGGCAATTTGATATTTTTGATGGGTTATTTTCCATCCCGCACTAGTCAAAGAAGATGACAAATAATTAACCACTTTTAACAGATTTTTGTAATCGGAAAAATTATGCTCTCCGATTTCTTCCGATAACTTTTGGATATCTTGCTTTAAAGCTGCTTGTAGCTGAATTTCTCCGGGTGTTAGAGGCAGTAATTCTTCTCGGTAACTACTCAGAGGCATTCGGATACAGACGAGCCATATAAAAACAAGTATGAAGCTGAAGATGATGGTAAAAATCGTCAGCCTGCCTAATGCTTTGCGAGTAACTAGTTTTATTATTGGCATTATATAGAAGTGATTTTCTTGATTATAGCGAATATTTATGGAGTAAATTTTTGCTTAATTGGTATTTCTATGACAAATTCCGTACCCTGTTCCGGTTCGGTAATACAATGTAAAGAACCTCCGTGTTTTTCCACGACAATTTGATATGCGATTGACAATCCTAATCCAGTTCCTTTACCAACAGGTTTGGTAGTAAAAAATGGATCGAATAAGCGCTGTTTTACTTCTTTTGTCATACCTTTACCATTATCTTTAATTCGGATCGCTATACGTTCTTTATCTACGACTTCCGTGCAAATTAAAATGGTAGGGTTTTGACTGGGCAATTCTTCCAAGGCGTCAATCCCATTATTCAATATGTTCATCAATACTTGGTTGAGTTGTCCGGCATAGCAATATACTAAAGGTAGGTTACCATATTGTTTGACGATTTGAATACGGACATTTCTAAGTGGATTTTCCCCATTAGTTCCTTTAGTTTGAAAGTTCAATCGATGCTGGATAATCATCAACGCGCTATCAATTCCTTCATGGATATTGACTAACTTTAATTCTGCTTCATCAAATCGAGAAAAGTTACGTAAAGAAATAATAATTTGCCGAATGCGATCGGCCCCAGATTTCATGGATTTTAACAAATTTGGTAAGTCTTCGATCGCAAAATCAAGGTCTACTTCTTCTATTTTTTCTTTAATTTCTGGTGTTGCTTGGGGATAATATTTTTGGTATAGTTGTACAACTTCGATCAAGTGCTGGGTATATTCGTTGGCGTGGCTGAGATTGCCGTAAATAAAACTGACGGGGTTGTTAATTTCGTGAGCCATTCCAGCTACAAGTTGACCTAAGCTGGACATTTTTTCGCTTTGAATTAATTGCGTTTGGGTTTTTTGGAGTTCTGCTAATGTTTGCTTGAGTTGTGTAGCTTGTTGGCTGAGGATGGTCACTTGTTCTGATGTTTGAGTTAGCAAGCGGGATTGCTCGATCGCGATCGCTAATTGCTCGGTAACATTATACAACAAATTTTTTTCGCGATCGCTCCAAATCCAAGGTTTACTGCGAATAGCAAAAAGATAACCGGGTGAATGACTTTGCACCTGCACTGGTAAAGCTAAAAAGCTTTGAATTGAAGGAAGCAAATTATTTTGATAAATCCTATTATCACCAATAATATCTTTCACATCGTTTATACATATTACCTCTAAGCAATGGCAGCGATCGATTACATCTGTAATATTTTTAATTTTACTGATTTCCCAATTTTCACATACTTTATTTTGGCGATTTTCGCAAATTATTTCTAGTTTTCTGGCATCTGGTCGATACCAACAAAAACTAACTACATCCAACTTTAATAATGTAGCAACTTCATCCACTGTTGTCTGTAATATTGTTTCAATTTCCAGCGACTCTCGAATGCGTGCGGTAATTCCATTAATCATTTCTTCTTCATCTGCTTTCTGCCTGGTTTGATTTAGTAATTGCAATTGGCGAATCGCGATCGCAGTTGCTAAAATCAATATGATTGCTATACCAGAAGCTAATATATTTAGAGGTGCTAGTTTACTTTCTAAATTTTCGACGGGGATCGCTAAGGCGATCGACCAATTTGCCCGACCTATGGCGGTGTAAGCAATGTAATACAATTGGCGATCGATTTCTACTCGATCGATATTTTGTTGATGATTTACCATTCCTTGATAAATCTTTGCCAATTTTCGATCGTGATGATTTAAAAGCGTTTTGGCTTCTTGCAATATGTGTCGATCGGGATATGCGATCGGCACTCCTTGGGAATCGAGAACAAAAGCGTAACTACCTTTGCCATGATAAATTTCTGTCACGACTTTGGTTACGTGGTATACTGGAACTTGACCTGTCAATACCCCAATTGTTTGCGGTTTTTGCAGGGGATCGGAGCGAATATTTAAAGCCTTTAAACTTTGGGTGGAAATGGGAGAATAAATCTGAGTAATATGATTTTTATGGATGGCAGGAACAGACCAAATTGGCGCAACAACGTTGATTTGTCTTACTCCTGTAGCGCGAGAAATTAACAAATCGGAAACGTAGGTTTTCCCTGACATACCTTCTTGAAAGTGACGGCGATCGCGCAAATTTTTTCCTTTGACTAATCCAGTTTTAGTTGTATAATAACTACCGTCTGGTCGGATTATACTAAATATGTAATAATCCGATAATCGCGCTAGTTCTATTTGTAAAAATGGTTCGGCTACCGACCATTGCATCGATCTAACTGCGGAATTGTTAGCAATAGTTTCTACTTCAGATTGCAAAGAAGCTAGCCATTCATCGATTTCGCTAGCTGATTTTTCAACTTTTAGTAACGCATTTTCCTTTAAATTTTCCAAAATTAAGTTGCGAACGATTCCGTAGGTGCCGATCGCAGTTGTACCCACAGCTAAAATGATGCCATAAGCGATCGTTGAAGGAATCAAGCTTTTAGGTTGCCATCTTTTTTTGTTGGCGTTCCACAATTGAACTAGGCTACTTTGGTTGAACTCCTTTCTCAGTGGGAGTTGAAATGGGAAAAGCACGACTTAAATCTCCTGATAAATTTAATGATTTATTAACTAAAAACTTTTGTTGGGGATAATTTTAATGATTTTTTAACTAATGCTATATATAATTTTCAACTTTCTAAAGGATATTTTGTTTATAAAATAAGGCAAAGGAAAAAAACAACCGCCAAATCAATGAATTTATCTCGTTTCTGGTTATATGGTTACTGTATAATAGGGCTGATTTTGTCAGAAATTTATCCTACTGCAATCGGGAAAGCTCTCAGACGATCCGATCGAAAAGCGGCGGGAGCCAAAAAGTCCCAGCCGCTGTAAATTTTATTTAGCTTGGCAAAATGAATTAAGTCCGAGAAGCCGAACGGTAAAAAGGCTTTTTCACTACCACACCAGGGTAAGTTTTACCGCGAATTTCTACTTCTAGCTGTTGACCGATTTGAGCTAATGGTGTGGGAACATATGCTAATGCGATCGCGCTTTCCAATGTAGGCGACCAACTACCACTCGTTACTTCTCCCACCTTTTCCCCATCGTGCAACACCTGATAACCATGACGGGCGATATTGCGTCCTTGCATTTGCAAACCAACTAACCTACGCTGTACGCCAGTTTGCTTTTGTTGTTGCAAAATTTCTTTACCGATAAAATCGCCTTTCGTATCCAAGTGAACCAACCAACCTAATCCGGCTTCCAGCGGCGTAGTACGATCGTCAATATCCTGCCCGTAAAGTGCCATAGCAGCTTCCAATCGCAGGGTATCTCTCGCACCCAAACCGCAGGGAACGACACCCGCCGCCTGCAAAGTGCGCCACAATTGTACTCCCACTTCCGGGTCTACCATCACCTCAAAACCATCTTCTCCCGTGTAACCAGTCCGCGCGATAAAAGCTGGTTGACCTAACACCGTTGCTTGCAAATGACCGAAAGATTTAATTGTCGTTAAATCTTCTTTAACAACTTGCTGCAAATACGACGCAGCCTGTGGCCCTTGTACGGCAATTAAAGTGTTTGCCTGAGAAATATCTTCAAAAATGAGTTTATTTGAATCAATATTTGCCAATAACCAATCTTTATCCTTAGATGTCGTGGCGGCATTGACGATCGTTACTGCTCGCTCATCCCCATTATCATCCAAACCTTGATAATAAAAAATAATATCATCTAAAATACCGCCGTCTTTGTTGAGCAAAACGCTATACTGAGCTTGACCGGGTTGCAGCCGACTTAAATCAGAAGGCACTAAATACTGAAGTTGAGAAACTACTTCCTTTCCCCGCAAGGTAAATTTGCCCATGTGGGAGATATCAAACATTCCTGCTGTGGTTCTTACTGCTTGATGTTCTTGTGCAATTCCAGAAAATTGTACGGGCATTTCCCATCCAGCAAAGGGAGTCAGTCTGGCTTTTAATTCTACTGCTTGCTCGAATAAGGGAGTACGTAACAGAGGTAAAGATGTTTCGGATTTAGTCATTGGAAATATTTGAGAAGCGGTCGCTTTAGTATAGTTTAGTTCACCACTAAATATCGAAAATTACAAATATTTTTAACAGTTAATTGTGAAAACATTTCGATTAACAATTAGCATTAATATCAGATTGTTTCAGTTACCAATCATAACGCTGTGCTGGTTTGTAGTGAAGGACTAAAGCCCTCACTACAAACAAGTTTTATTATGGGTGAGCTAAGCTGCTACGCATTTAATTTTGATATTGAGCTTGATGGGGAGATGGGGGGATGGGGGGATGGGGAGAGGGATTGACAGTTTTCCTCGACACTCGGAAATATACAAATTAGATGCGATGCAAGCTTACCAGATATGATATGCTCTACTTTGATTTTACTTTTTTTCAATAAATTGACTGGCAATGCGATCGGTTTTCGCAGCCATAATGAAATCATTCTTGTGCAATCCGCCAATGGAATGCGTCCACCAGCTAACCGTTACTTTACCCCATTCTGTGAGTAAAGCTGGGTGATGTCCGGCTTTTTCTGCGGCATCACCGACTTGATTGGTAAAATCTAAAGCTGTCAGAAAGTTAGGGAATTTGTAGGTGCGCTTGAGGCGAGATTCTCCTTCCTCTTCGACAATACTCCAATCAGGAATTTGCGGTTTGAGTTGGGCAATTTCCGGTTCGCTAATCTGGGTTGAATCGCCCGTGCAAGCGACACATTTCTGTTGTGCTAGTTGTTCCATATCTTTCTGTCCTCGCTTGAAGTTTTGCAATGCACGAGCAGTTAGCGTTGAGTTTGACTGGATTTTAGCAAAAACACTTCTTTTCGCTACTTTATCATAATCCAAATTGTCATATTATGTCCGGTTGCATATACTGTCTGGAAGGGCGGGGTTTGACAAAAAATTGTTTGTTTGTGACCACGATTGTGCGCTAAACTCGCCCCTAGTATACACAACCAATGCTACCGGACACGATATTATAATAGGTTTCCCTTCTCAATTCTGACTCCTGAATTCTGAATCCTGAATTCTGAATTATGAATTATGACTTCTAATTAAAAGAATAATTGCAGCCCCAAATTAGCAAGACCGCTCAGAAAATTGAGGAAATTAGAACCGCCGCCGCCTCTTTTGGGTTTATTAACTTCTTCGATCTTTTTAATGACAGCTTGGGCTAATTCATAGCCTTGTTGATTGCCTTGTTTAGTGTAGAGTTGG from Leptolyngbyaceae cyanobacterium includes these protein-coding regions:
- a CDS encoding M28 family peptidase — encoded protein: MPIIKLVTRKALGRLTIFTIIFSFILVFIWLVCIRMPLSSYREELLPLTPGEIQLQAALKQDIQKLSEEIGEHNFSDYKNLLKVVNYLSSSLTSAGWKITHQKYQIAKREYANLIAEMPGESRANEIIIIGAHYDSNLDSPGANDNATGAAAVLALARNFVHKKTARTLRFVEFVNEEPPFFQTADMGSLVYARKCRETGENIVAMLSLETMGYYSDEPGTQKYPFPLNFVYPSSGNFIAFIGNIKSGNLVRNAIASFRRHAQFPSEGAALPAQIPGVGWSDQWSFWQAGYPGIMVTDTAPYRYPYYHTAQDTIDKIDFKRLARVVAGLEKVISDLAIVEID
- a CDS encoding ATP-binding protein, which encodes MLFPFQLPLRKEFNQSSLVQLWNANKKRWQPKSLIPSTIAYGIILAVGTTAIGTYGIVRNLILENLKENALLKVEKSASEIDEWLASLQSEVETIANNSAVRSMQWSVAEPFLQIELARLSDYYIFSIIRPDGSYYTTKTGLVKGKNLRDRRHFQEGMSGKTYVSDLLISRATGVRQINVVAPIWSVPAIHKNHITQIYSPISTQSLKALNIRSDPLQKPQTIGVLTGQVPVYHVTKVVTEIYHGKGSYAFVLDSQGVPIAYPDRHILQEAKTLLNHHDRKLAKIYQGMVNHQQNIDRVEIDRQLYYIAYTAIGRANWSIALAIPVENLESKLAPLNILASGIAIILILATAIAIRQLQLLNQTRQKADEEEMINGITARIRESLEIETILQTTVDEVATLLKLDVVSFCWYRPDARKLEIICENRQNKVCENWEISKIKNITDVIDRCHCLEVICINDVKDIIGDNRIYQNNLLPSIQSFLALPVQVQSHSPGYLFAIRSKPWIWSDREKNLLYNVTEQLAIAIEQSRLLTQTSEQVTILSQQATQLKQTLAELQKTQTQLIQSEKMSSLGQLVAGMAHEINNPVSFIYGNLSHANEYTQHLIEVVQLYQKYYPQATPEIKEKIEEVDLDFAIEDLPNLLKSMKSGADRIRQIIISLRNFSRFDEAELKLVNIHEGIDSALMIIQHRLNFQTKGTNGENPLRNVRIQIVKQYGNLPLVYCYAGQLNQVLMNILNNGIDALEELPSQNPTILICTEVVDKERIAIRIKDNGKGMTKEVKQRLFDPFFTTKPVGKGTGLGLSIAYQIVVEKHGGSLHCITEPEQGTEFVIEIPIKQKFTP
- the gcvT gene encoding glycine cleavage system aminomethyltransferase GcvT, with the protein product MTKSETSLPLLRTPLFEQAVELKARLTPFAGWEMPVQFSGIAQEHQAVRTTAGMFDISHMGKFTLRGKEVVSQLQYLVPSDLSRLQPGQAQYSVLLNKDGGILDDIIFYYQGLDDNGDERAVTIVNAATTSKDKDWLLANIDSNKLIFEDISQANTLIAVQGPQAASYLQQVVKEDLTTIKSFGHLQATVLGQPAFIARTGYTGEDGFEVMVDPEVGVQLWRTLQAAGVVPCGLGARDTLRLEAAMALYGQDIDDRTTPLEAGLGWLVHLDTKGDFIGKEILQQQKQTGVQRRLVGLQMQGRNIARHGYQVLHDGEKVGEVTSGSWSPTLESAIALAYVPTPLAQIGQQLEVEIRGKTYPGVVVKKPFYRSASRT
- a CDS encoding 4a-hydroxytetrahydrobiopterin dehydratase: MEQLAQQKCVACTGDSTQISEPEIAQLKPQIPDWSIVEEEGESRLKRTYKFPNFLTALDFTNQVGDAAEKAGHHPALLTEWGKVTVSWWTHSIGGLHKNDFIMAAKTDRIASQFIEKK